In a single window of the Antedon mediterranea chromosome 1, ecAntMedi1.1, whole genome shotgun sequence genome:
- the LOC140044720 gene encoding alpha-N-acetylgalactosamine-specific lectin-like yields MGHLVSIRSEDENRFVSRLWNSATGGMAAVSDYTYWIGLTDSETEATWLWSDNNRPAVYTNWHSSQPDNAGNEDCVHLWNRDTANVTWNDLPCFMKLFYACELPQNI; encoded by the coding sequence ATGGGGCATTTGGTGTCCATTCGGTCGGAGGATGAAAACCGATTTGTCTCTAGGCTTTGGAATTCAGCTACGGGAGGTATGGCAGCCGTTTCAGATTACACATATTGGATTGGATTGACCGATAGCGAGACGGAAGCTACTTGGTTATGGTCCGACAACAATCGTCCGGCAGTTTACACAAACTGGCATAGCAGCCAACCTGATAACGCCGGTAATGAAGACTGTGTTCACCTGTGGAACCGGGATACCGCAAACGTGACATGGAACGATCTCCCTTGTTTCATGAAACTCTTTTATGCATGTGAACTACCTCAGAATATATAG
- the LOC140044710 gene encoding alpha-N-acetylgalactosamine-specific lectin-like translates to MGHLVSIRSEDENRFVSKLWNSATGGMVAVSDYTYWIGLTDGETEGTWLWSDDDRVDYTIWHAGQPDNAGTTLNEDCVHLWNRATANVTWNDLSCSRKLFYVCELPQNRQ, encoded by the coding sequence ATGGGGCATTTGGTGTCCATTCGGTCGGAGGATGAAAACCGATTTGTCTCCAAGCTTTGGAATTCAGCTACGGGTGGTATGGTAGCTGTTTCAGATTACACCTATTGGATTGGATTGACGGATGGCGAGACCGAAGGTACTTGGCTATGGTCTGACGATGATCGGGTAGATTATACAATCTGGCATGCCGGCCAACCTGACAACGCCGGCACTACCCTTAACGAAGACTGTGTTCACCTGTGGAACCGGGCTACTGCGAACGTGACATGGAACGATCTTTCTTGTTCCCGGAAACTCTTTTATGTATGTGAACTACCTCAGAATAGACAGTGA